CCGCGAGCAGCTGGCGCTGCTCAAACCGGTGTACCGACCCGGCCTCGTGCACATCTACCACGGCCTGACCTGGGGTCCGCTGGTCCGTGAGATCGTCTCGGCGGCGACCGGCCGCAACATCCGCGACATCCTGGCCGACGAGATTCTCAACCCGCTGGGATTCCGGTGGACGAATTACGGCGTTGCGCCGGAAGAGGTTCCGCTGGTGGCACCCAGCCATGTCACGGGCAAGCCGCTGCCCGCGCCGATCGCCGCCGCATTCCGGGCCGCGGTCGGCGGCACACTGGACCGGATCATCCCGCTGAGCAACACCCCGTTGTTCCTGACCAGCGTCATCCCGTCGTCGACCACCGTGTCCAACGCCGACGAACTGTCCCGGTTCGCCGAGATCCTGCGCCGCGGAGGCGAACTCGACGGGGTGCGGATCATGAAGCCGGAGACGCTGCGGGCAGCGACGGCGCCGGCCCGGCGGATGCGACCGGATGTGGCGACCGGGCTGAAGCCGATGCGCTGGGGCACCGGCTACATGCTGGGCGGCAAGCGTTTCGGGCCGTTCGGGCGCAACACGCCGTCGGCGTTCGGGCACACCGGACTGGTCGACATCGCGGTGTGGGCCGACCCGCAGCGCAGCCTCTCGGCAGCCATCGTCAGCAGCGGAAAGCCCGGGGCCCACCGCGAGGCCAACCGTTATCCCGCGGTGCTGGACCGGATCGCCACCGAGATCCCGGTCGGTTGAGGCCGGGTCAGCGCAGCTTCTCCCCGTACGCCCGCTCGACGGTCAGTTTCATCAGCACCCGCCGATCGGACACCATCACCGACCGGTACTCGTCCCAGTCGGGGTGCTCCCCCGCCGCGCTGCGGTAGTAGTCGACCAGCGCCTCGACCTCGGGGCCGTGCGGATCGGTGCCCGGGCCCGTCAACGTCACCGGTCCTTCGGCGGTCGCCCAGGCCCAGCCGTCGGCACTGGTCACTTCCAGAGCGGCCCGGGGGTCGCGACGCAGATTGACGGTCTTCGCGCGGCCCTCGGTCATCGACACGTAGATGACGCCGGCCGCCCGGTCGTAGAACGGCGTCACCGGCGACAACTGCGGGATACCTGAGGCCTTGATCGTGGCCAACACGCCCAGGCGGGCCTCGGCCAGCAGGTCGTGCGGATCGAACGAGTCAGCGGCCGGGTTAGATGATGAGGTGGCGGTCACATGTGTGCGCAACCTCCGGCCACCCGCCCCCTATTCCAGGAGCCTGCCGATGCCCGACGAACCACTCCGCGACGACCTCACCGAATTGCTGCGCCGGAGAGCGTTGACGCAGGACGCCGGCCGGCCCGACGCCGTCGCCCGCCGCCACGCGGCCGGGGGACGCACCGCCCGCGAGAACATCGCCGACCTGGTCGATGAGGGGTCCTTCGTCGAATATGGACGGTTCGCGATCGCGGCGCAGCGGCAGCGCCGCGCCCTCGACGACCTCATCGAACGGACCCCCGCCGACGGTCTGCTGGCCGGGACCGCACGGATCGGCGGCGCGGCGTGCGCGGTGCTGTCCTACGACTACACCGTGCTCGCCGGAACCCAAGGCGCTCTTGGCCATCGCAAGAAGGACCGGCTGTTCGAGATCATCGAGCGGATGAAGCTGCCGACGGTGTTCTTCGCCGAGGGCGGCGGCGGCCGCCCGGGTGACACCGACATCCCCACGGTCTCTTCGCTCGAGGTCCGGGCGTTCGCGTTGTGGGCCGGCCTGTCCGGCCTGGTGCCCCGCATCGCCGTGGTCAAAGGCCGGTGTTTCGCCGGCAACGCGGTGATCGCCGGAGCTGCCGACCTGATCGTCGCCACCCAGGACAGCTCGATCGGGATGGGCGGGCCCGCGATGATCGCCGGCGGCGGGCTCGGTGACGTCGCACCCGATGATGTCGGCCCCATCTCGGTACAGGCGCCCAACGGCGTCGTCGACGTCGTGGTGGCGGACGAGACGCACGCCGTCGCGGCAACCAAGAAGCTGATGGGCTACTTCACCGGAGCCGGCGACTCCGGACCCGCCGCCGACCAAACTGCCTTGCGCA
Above is a window of Mycolicibacterium boenickei DNA encoding:
- a CDS encoding acyl-CoA carboxylase subunit beta, which produces MPDEPLRDDLTELLRRRALTQDAGRPDAVARRHAAGGRTARENIADLVDEGSFVEYGRFAIAAQRQRRALDDLIERTPADGLLAGTARIGGAACAVLSYDYTVLAGTQGALGHRKKDRLFEIIERMKLPTVFFAEGGGGRPGDTDIPTVSSLEVRAFALWAGLSGLVPRIAVVKGRCFAGNAVIAGAADLIVATQDSSIGMGGPAMIAGGGLGDVAPDDVGPISVQAPNGVVDVVVADETHAVAATKKLMGYFTGAGDSGPAADQTALRTMIPERARRSYPVAPIIETLADTDSVTFLREKFAPEMVTALACIDGRPVGIIANNTMVMAGAITAAASDKAARFLQLCNAFGLPVVSLVDCPGYMVGPAAEADALVRRGSRLLVAGAALTVPLIAVILRRGYGLGAQAMCGGSLHEPLLTVAWPGAHLGPMGLEGAVRLGLRKELEAIADDDERERAVRAATAAAEENARALNSASLFEIDDVIDPAETRGLIAATLAAAAQHERLAPPRRFVDTW
- a CDS encoding PPOX class F420-dependent oxidoreductase; the protein is MTATSSSNPAADSFDPHDLLAEARLGVLATIKASGIPQLSPVTPFYDRAAGVIYVSMTEGRAKTVNLRRDPRAALEVTSADGWAWATAEGPVTLTGPGTDPHGPEVEALVDYYRSAAGEHPDWDEYRSVMVSDRRVLMKLTVERAYGEKLR
- the lipE gene encoding lipase LipE translates to MSQPAPTGKIALPSDLDSVTDIGEEDHSEIDPLAIERIWESVRYWYGSGLHPAIQVCLRRNGKTVLNRAIGHGWGNGPTDAPDAEKIPVTTTTPFCVYSAAKAISTTVVHMLVEQGHFSLDDRVCDYLPNYTSHGKDRTTIRHVITHSAGVPIHTGPRPDVTRVDDSEYTREQLALLKPVYRPGLVHIYHGLTWGPLVREIVSAATGRNIRDILADEILNPLGFRWTNYGVAPEEVPLVAPSHVTGKPLPAPIAAAFRAAVGGTLDRIIPLSNTPLFLTSVIPSSTTVSNADELSRFAEILRRGGELDGVRIMKPETLRAATAPARRMRPDVATGLKPMRWGTGYMLGGKRFGPFGRNTPSAFGHTGLVDIAVWADPQRSLSAAIVSSGKPGAHREANRYPAVLDRIATEIPVG